From a region of the Panicum virgatum strain AP13 chromosome 2K, P.virgatum_v5, whole genome shotgun sequence genome:
- the LOC120696237 gene encoding ribonuclease 1-like yields METSIAFVLLFSLLAVSSVAEKFDFFYLVQQWPGSFCDTRQGCCFPDTGKPAAEFGIHGLWPNYAKCGRGRGEELASAVLGEDDIAFFSGAVGRRGKCWPEFCDDGNALSLWEVRDLVASLNRNWPTLSCKSGRSFEFWSYEWKKHGTCSNLAQHDYFARALAIKAAYNLTAILAGAGIVPSDTATYSLSSVRDAIAQGTGFTANLECNRDADGNAQLFQVCQCVDRQGKKLIDCPLSMPTKCSSDQLKLPLF; encoded by the exons ATGGAGACCTCGATCGCCTTCGTGCTGCTGTTCTCTCTCCTCGCCGTCTCGTCCGTGGCGGAGAAGTTCGATTTCTTCTACCTTGTTCAACAG TGGCCGGGGTCGTTCTGCGACACGCGGCAGGGCTGCTGCTTCCCGGACACGGGCAAGCCGGCGGCGGAGTTCGGCATCCACGGGCTGTGGCCCAACTACGCCAagtgcggccgcggccgcggggaggagctcgccagCGCCGTGCTCGGCGAGGACGACATCGCCTTCTTCTCCGGGGCCGTGGGGCGGCGGGGCAAGTGCTGGCCCGAGTTCTGCGACGACGGCAACGCGCTGAGCctgtgggaggtccgggacctGGTGGCGTCCCTGAACCGGAACTGGCCGACGCTGTCGTGCAAGAGCGGGCGCAGCTTCGAGTTCTGGAGCTACGAGTGGAAGAAGCACGGCACCTGCTCCAACCTCGCGCAGCACGACTActtcgcgcgcgcgctcgcgatCAAGGCGGCGTACAACCTCACCGCgatcctcgccggcgccgggatCGTGCCGTCGGACACGGCGACCTACTCGCTGAGCAGCGTGAGGGACGCCATCGCGCAGGGGACCGGGTTCACGGCCAACCTCGAGTGCAACCGCGACGCCGACGGCAACGCGCAGCTGTTCCAGGTGTGCCAGTGCGTGGACCGGCAGGGGAAGAAGCTCATCGACTGCCCGCTGTCCATGCCCACCAAGTGCTCCAGCGACCAGCTCAAGCTGCCGCTCTTCTGA